The proteins below come from a single Tachypleus tridentatus isolate NWPU-2018 chromosome 13, ASM421037v1, whole genome shotgun sequence genomic window:
- the LOC143237699 gene encoding uncharacterized protein LOC143237699 isoform X2, translating into MTQNRSTSGTKASASKKTKTVVKKDKDKEKKSSRSRSRSSSSSVSSSSSSSGSSSSSSSSGKSRSRSRSNSSSSTSSSSSGLPKRSASHRDQKKRPSSRSPSPRRRKRSPTPRPTKIHVGRLTKNVTKEHVMEIFSTYGTVKSVDMPKIRPNSYLTRGFAYVEFEKSDDAEKALKHMDGGQIDGQEVTAAPVLIPKQRPPPLRQPSPPRRGPPPSWRRSPPPRVRARRRSPPRRRSPIRRRSRTRSRTRSPVRRRRVERSSSSSSR; encoded by the exons GACTCAGAATCGAAGCACTAGTGGAACTAAGGCTTCTGCAAGCAAGAAGACAAAGACAGTTGTTAAGAAGgacaaagataaagaaaaaaagag CTCACGCAGTAGGTCCAGATCCTCTTCATCTAGTGTAAGTAGTTCTAGTTCTAGCAGTGGAAGCTCTTCTAGTTCAAGCAGTAGTGGAAAATCACGTTCAAGATCTAGATCTAATTCTTCATCATCCACCTCATCTTCTTCTTCTGGACTACCAAAACGTTCAGCTTCTCACCGTGATCAGAAGAAACGACCTTCATCAAG GTCACCATCTCCAAGAAGAAGAAAGCGTAGCCCTACTCCACGACCTACAAAGATCCATGTGGGTAGATTAACCAAAAATGTCACTAAGGAGCATGTGATGGAAATCTTTAGCACATATGGAACAGTGAAAAGTGTAGATATGCCTAAAATTCGACCAAACAGTTATTTAACAAGAGGATTTGCTTATGTTGAGTTTGAAAAATCAGATGATGCTGAAAAAGCACTGAAGCATATGGATGGag GTCAAATAGATGGGCAAGAAGTTACAGCAGCACCAGTGTTGATACCTAAACAACGACCCCCACCTCTTAGGCAACCATCACCTCCACGTAGAGGACCACCTCCTTCTTGGAGACGTTCCCCACCTCCTCGTGTACGTGCTCGTCGAAG GTCGCCTCCAAGGCGTCGGTCACCAATTAGAAGACGGTCACGTACAAGGTCAAGAACTAGGTCACCAGTTCGTAGAAGACGTGTTGAAAGGTCAAGTTCTAGCTCATCTCGTTAG
- the LOC143237699 gene encoding uncharacterized protein LOC143237699 isoform X1, with translation MTQNRSTSGTKASASKKTKTVVKKDKDKEKKRRAKSSSSDDSKSASDSSRSRSRSSSSSVSSSSSSSGSSSSSSSSGKSRSRSRSNSSSSTSSSSSGLPKRSASHRDQKKRPSSRSPSPRRRKRSPTPRPTKIHVGRLTKNVTKEHVMEIFSTYGTVKSVDMPKIRPNSYLTRGFAYVEFEKSDDAEKALKHMDGGQIDGQEVTAAPVLIPKQRPPPLRQPSPPRRGPPPSWRRSPPPRVRARRRSPPRRRSPIRRRSRTRSRTRSPVRRRRVERSSSSSSR, from the exons GACTCAGAATCGAAGCACTAGTGGAACTAAGGCTTCTGCAAGCAAGAAGACAAAGACAGTTGTTAAGAAGgacaaagataaagaaaaaaagaggcgAGCAAAGTCTTCTAGTAGTGATGATAGTAAAAGTGCAAGTGACAG CTCACGCAGTAGGTCCAGATCCTCTTCATCTAGTGTAAGTAGTTCTAGTTCTAGCAGTGGAAGCTCTTCTAGTTCAAGCAGTAGTGGAAAATCACGTTCAAGATCTAGATCTAATTCTTCATCATCCACCTCATCTTCTTCTTCTGGACTACCAAAACGTTCAGCTTCTCACCGTGATCAGAAGAAACGACCTTCATCAAG GTCACCATCTCCAAGAAGAAGAAAGCGTAGCCCTACTCCACGACCTACAAAGATCCATGTGGGTAGATTAACCAAAAATGTCACTAAGGAGCATGTGATGGAAATCTTTAGCACATATGGAACAGTGAAAAGTGTAGATATGCCTAAAATTCGACCAAACAGTTATTTAACAAGAGGATTTGCTTATGTTGAGTTTGAAAAATCAGATGATGCTGAAAAAGCACTGAAGCATATGGATGGag GTCAAATAGATGGGCAAGAAGTTACAGCAGCACCAGTGTTGATACCTAAACAACGACCCCCACCTCTTAGGCAACCATCACCTCCACGTAGAGGACCACCTCCTTCTTGGAGACGTTCCCCACCTCCTCGTGTACGTGCTCGTCGAAG GTCGCCTCCAAGGCGTCGGTCACCAATTAGAAGACGGTCACGTACAAGGTCAAGAACTAGGTCACCAGTTCGTAGAAGACGTGTTGAAAGGTCAAGTTCTAGCTCATCTCGTTAG